In a genomic window of Methylovirgula sp. 4M-Z18:
- a CDS encoding murein hydrolase activator EnvC family protein, producing MAGLLAGLLAASITAARAQDQPAPANPPAPSASPTDTLTKEKSGHEQELKGVQDTLQASEEQRKKIEAEVESIKADRARLNAALIDTAAKVHAAEAKVNDADQRLATLTGSEEAIRHSLEGRRDVIAQILAALQRMGRKPPPAVLARPEDMLSAIHTSMLLGAVLPEMRKEIEDLTSDLSELVRLRANIANERDGRTKDLASLNEEQAKLNALVAARQQSLNEAEQALSAEQARAADLAKQATSLKDLISKMETQIASASQAAEAARQSDADQRRAEAAGLRSRLAAAPFKDPARLAPALPFAETKGLLPMPVSGTLLKAYGAPDGFGGQESGISVGVRPGASVSAPSDGWVAFSGPYRTYGQLLIINAGGGYYIVLAGMEKINVNVGQFVLAGEPVATMGDGSARTAAAIAIGAAQPILYIEFRKDGAAIDPGPWWAKADLEKVRG from the coding sequence TTGGCGGGTCTGCTCGCCGGGCTTTTGGCCGCCTCAATCACTGCCGCCCGGGCACAGGATCAGCCCGCGCCGGCCAATCCCCCCGCGCCGTCCGCCAGCCCGACGGACACGCTGACGAAGGAAAAATCCGGCCACGAGCAGGAGCTGAAAGGCGTGCAGGACACGCTGCAGGCTTCCGAGGAGCAGCGCAAGAAGATCGAGGCGGAGGTCGAATCGATCAAGGCCGACCGCGCCCGGCTCAATGCGGCGCTGATTGACACGGCGGCGAAAGTGCATGCGGCCGAGGCCAAGGTGAACGACGCCGACCAGCGCCTCGCCACGCTTACGGGCAGCGAAGAGGCGATTCGCCATTCGCTGGAGGGCCGCCGGGACGTGATCGCCCAAATCCTGGCCGCGCTGCAGCGCATGGGCCGCAAGCCGCCACCGGCCGTGCTCGCCCGGCCGGAGGATATGCTGTCCGCCATCCATACCAGCATGCTGCTCGGTGCCGTCCTGCCCGAAATGCGCAAGGAAATCGAGGACTTGACCTCCGATCTCAGCGAATTGGTGCGCCTGCGCGCCAATATCGCCAATGAGCGCGACGGCCGAACCAAGGATCTTGCCAGTCTCAATGAAGAACAGGCGAAGCTGAATGCGCTGGTCGCCGCGCGCCAGCAATCGCTCAACGAGGCGGAGCAGGCCTTGAGCGCCGAACAGGCCCGCGCGGCCGATCTCGCCAAGCAGGCAACCAGCCTCAAGGACCTGATTTCCAAGATGGAAACCCAGATCGCGTCGGCTTCGCAGGCGGCCGAGGCGGCCCGCCAGTCAGATGCGGACCAGCGCCGCGCCGAGGCGGCCGGCCTGCGCTCGCGCCTGGCCGCCGCGCCGTTCAAGGATCCGGCCCGTCTCGCGCCCGCCCTGCCTTTTGCCGAGACCAAGGGGCTGCTGCCGATGCCGGTGTCGGGCACTTTGCTCAAGGCCTATGGCGCGCCGGACGGTTTTGGCGGCCAGGAGAGCGGAATTTCGGTCGGCGTGCGGCCGGGCGCGAGTGTTTCGGCGCCGTCCGACGGCTGGGTGGCCTTTTCCGGCCCCTACCGGACCTATGGGCAATTGCTCATCATTAATGCCGGTGGCGGATACTATATCGTCTTGGCGGGAATGGAAAAAATTAACGTCAATGTCGGACAGTTCGTGTTGGCCGGGGAACCGGTCGCCACCATGGGAGACGGTTCGGCCCGAACCGCGGCCGCAATCGCCATTGGCGCGGCGCAGCCCATTCTATATATAGAGTTCAGAAAAGACGGGGCAGCAATTGATCCTGGCCCTTGGTGGGCCAAGGCAGACTTGGAAAAGGTTCGCGGATGA
- a CDS encoding tetratricopeptide repeat protein, producing the protein MSKAAPRTSAKVIALCTAIVLSSLSRGLAQEESSQCEAAFSKRDFEVALKYCAIAAAQGNAKAQDDMGLMYDYGHGTAQDYNAAFSWYVKAAKQGDSEGEYLLGGMYRFGHGVDRSDLLAAVWYKKAAKHGFAIAQSALGSVYESGGVGFAPDYSQAEFWYRKAADQGFKPAQDKLERLIKEIGSRTQQ; encoded by the coding sequence TTGAGTAAGGCCGCCCCACGCACGTCAGCTAAAGTCATCGCACTTTGTACCGCTATCGTGTTGTCCAGCCTTAGCAGGGGCCTTGCTCAGGAGGAAAGCTCACAATGCGAGGCCGCCTTTTCCAAACGCGACTTTGAGGTCGCGCTAAAATATTGCGCGATCGCCGCCGCTCAAGGAAATGCAAAGGCTCAAGACGACATGGGTCTGATGTATGACTACGGGCACGGAACCGCTCAGGACTACAATGCCGCGTTTTCTTGGTATGTGAAGGCGGCAAAGCAGGGCGACTCGGAGGGAGAATATCTTCTCGGAGGTATGTATCGATTTGGTCACGGCGTGGACAGAAGCGATCTGCTGGCGGCCGTTTGGTACAAGAAAGCTGCCAAACATGGATTTGCCATTGCGCAAAGTGCGCTGGGTTCAGTGTATGAAAGCGGGGGCGTTGGGTTTGCGCCGGATTATTCTCAAGCAGAATTTTGGTATCGCAAGGCTGCAGATCAAGGCTTTAAGCCTGCTCAAGATAAGCTCGAACGTCTTATAAAAGAGATCGGCTCGCGGACTCAACAATAG
- a CDS encoding YiiG family protein, giving the protein MQAYIGCINRLSERAHQSEERYRSWAAASGPTGKERIIYGTYTIYDTSDCAKKVEAANATEPHDAALEAAGTAYVQAVTTLEPLLKQADDYYDQSNYKDDKMAKGKALHPQLMAAWAAFDKADADLRGRVQALNDQVQAELLAAIEKEEGKNAHYYALDLMIKAKALLRAELVNEPDKPDLAKINPALDAYDGAVQALDQYASAHPGPFDSVLVNSAKSYLVSAKNLMRRIRDKTPYSTGDKMMLSQQGAGWMVEGSPPRVNHDYNQLVDSFNMRH; this is encoded by the coding sequence TTGCAGGCCTATATCGGCTGCATCAACCGGCTCTCCGAGCGGGCGCACCAATCGGAAGAGCGCTACCGGAGCTGGGCGGCCGCCTCCGGCCCCACCGGCAAGGAGCGGATCATCTACGGCACCTACACGATTTACGACACGAGCGATTGCGCCAAGAAGGTCGAGGCCGCCAATGCGACCGAGCCGCACGATGCGGCACTCGAAGCGGCTGGCACGGCCTATGTGCAGGCGGTGACAACGCTGGAGCCGCTGTTGAAGCAGGCCGACGATTATTACGACCAGAGCAACTACAAAGACGACAAGATGGCCAAGGGCAAGGCGCTGCATCCGCAGCTCATGGCCGCCTGGGCCGCCTTCGACAAGGCGGATGCGGACCTGCGCGGCCGGGTGCAGGCGCTCAACGATCAGGTCCAGGCTGAGCTGCTCGCCGCCATCGAGAAGGAGGAGGGCAAAAACGCGCATTATTACGCGCTCGATCTGATGATCAAAGCCAAGGCGCTGCTGCGCGCCGAGCTCGTCAATGAGCCGGACAAGCCGGATCTCGCCAAGATCAACCCGGCGCTCGACGCCTATGATGGCGCGGTGCAGGCGCTCGACCAATATGCCTCCGCCCATCCAGGCCCGTTCGATTCGGTGCTGGTGAACAGCGCCAAGAGCTATCTCGTCTCGGCCAAGAACTTGATGCGCCGCATCCGCGACAAGACGCCCTACAGCACCGGCGACAAGATGATGCTTTCGCAGCAAGGCGCCGGCTGGATGGTCGAAGGCTCGCCGCCGCGCGTGAACCACGACTACAACCAGCTCGTCGACAGTTTCAACATGAGGCATTGA
- the hisE gene encoding phosphoribosyl-ATP diphosphatase, producing the protein MTDSINRLYATVLTARDRDPNLSRTSKLFRDGVQKMAKKLAEEAIEVGLDAVQMHREAVIMESADLLYHLAVIWAECGILPSDVDAEIDRRERTYGIAEKLPKSAAGGHLRRVSSLSARGGVARKR; encoded by the coding sequence ATGACCGATTCGATCAACCGCCTCTATGCTACGGTCCTTACCGCCCGCGACCGCGACCCCAATTTGTCGCGCACGTCGAAATTGTTTCGCGACGGCGTGCAGAAGATGGCGAAGAAGCTTGCCGAGGAAGCGATTGAAGTCGGTCTCGATGCGGTGCAGATGCATCGCGAGGCGGTGATCATGGAAAGCGCCGACCTGCTCTATCATCTCGCGGTCATCTGGGCGGAATGCGGCATTCTGCCCTCCGACGTGGACGCGGAAATCGACCGGCGCGAGCGCACCTACGGCATTGCCGAAAAACTGCCCAAAAGCGCCGCCGGCGGCCACCTGCGCCGCGTAAGCTCGCTCAGCGCCCGCGGCGGCGTGGCACGCAAGCGCTGA
- a CDS encoding monovalent cation:proton antiporter-2 (CPA2) family protein yields the protein MEHANGEFLSSLLLFLGAAVVAVPIFKRLGLGAILGYLIAGLAIGPSGFGLFTNTTSIQHIAELGIVLLLFVIGLELQPSRLIAMRRDIFGLGALQLGVCALVIGGIASALGLSALGAAIVGISLALSATAIALRVLNDRGDLQASYGQRSFAVLLFQDMAVVPILALVPLFAVETAEVARESNSLIHAGIMVGSIAIVVLAGLYLLNPLFRLLASTEAREVMTAAALLLVLGTALLMQWAGMSMALGAFLAGVLLAESNFRHELEADIEPFRGLLLGLFFMSVGMDIDRKLVLAHWLVLVVLALGMTLVKSVSIAAVFRLTGSSKIDAFRAGALLSPAGEFAFVLIPLGASYNFLEPDQAAMAKALAALTMLFGPLVAAGIDRLLKYFAPAAAVAEQDFSDAQGKALVIGFGRFGQVVAQVLRTANVETTIIDKDVEMIDVAARFGTKVYFGDGARLDVLRAAGAAEVRVICIAIDNRADTVKIVEMAKAEFPLAQVYARAYDRQHVLALLDAGVDYHMRETYESALAFGHQTLEGLGVDMAEAEDIIEDVRDRDARRISAQQQGGIYAGMDLINSKRLVRPEPLERPEKIGVTVNRDEIEAAEAAKEEEETG from the coding sequence ATGGAACATGCGAACGGCGAATTTCTTTCAAGCTTGCTTTTGTTTCTCGGCGCGGCCGTCGTTGCCGTGCCGATTTTCAAGCGCCTCGGCCTTGGCGCCATTCTCGGCTATCTGATCGCCGGCCTCGCCATCGGGCCGTCCGGCTTCGGCCTGTTCACCAACACGACGTCGATTCAACATATTGCCGAACTCGGCATCGTGCTGCTGCTGTTCGTCATCGGTCTCGAATTGCAGCCCTCGCGCCTGATCGCCATGCGCCGCGATATTTTTGGCCTCGGCGCCTTGCAATTGGGGGTCTGCGCGCTGGTGATCGGCGGCATCGCCTCGGCGCTGGGGCTCTCGGCCCTTGGCGCCGCCATCGTCGGCATCTCGCTGGCGCTTTCGGCCACCGCCATTGCGCTGCGCGTTTTGAACGATCGCGGCGACTTGCAGGCATCCTACGGCCAGCGCAGCTTCGCGGTGCTGTTGTTCCAGGATATGGCGGTCGTGCCGATTCTCGCCTTGGTTCCACTGTTTGCCGTCGAGACGGCGGAAGTGGCGCGGGAATCCAATAGCCTGATCCATGCGGGCATCATGGTCGGGTCGATCGCCATCGTCGTCCTGGCGGGGCTCTATCTTCTCAATCCACTCTTTCGCCTGCTCGCTTCGACCGAAGCGCGCGAGGTCATGACCGCCGCTGCCCTGCTCCTCGTTCTTGGCACGGCGCTGCTGATGCAATGGGCTGGCATGTCGATGGCGCTCGGCGCGTTCCTCGCCGGCGTGCTCCTCGCCGAATCCAATTTCCGCCACGAGCTCGAAGCCGATATCGAGCCGTTCCGCGGCCTGCTGCTCGGCCTGTTCTTCATGAGCGTCGGCATGGACATCGACCGCAAGCTCGTTCTTGCCCATTGGCTTGTGCTTGTCGTGCTGGCGCTGGGGATGACCTTGGTCAAATCCGTTTCGATCGCCGCCGTGTTCCGCCTCACCGGCTCGAGCAAGATCGATGCGTTCCGCGCCGGCGCGCTCCTCTCGCCAGCCGGCGAGTTTGCCTTCGTGCTCATTCCGCTCGGCGCGAGTTACAACTTCCTGGAGCCCGACCAGGCGGCGATGGCCAAGGCGCTCGCGGCCCTGACCATGCTGTTCGGCCCGCTGGTCGCGGCGGGGATCGACCGCCTGCTCAAATATTTTGCGCCGGCGGCTGCGGTCGCGGAGCAGGACTTTTCCGATGCGCAAGGCAAGGCGCTCGTCATTGGTTTCGGCCGGTTCGGCCAGGTCGTCGCGCAGGTGCTGCGCACCGCCAATGTCGAGACCACGATCATCGACAAGGATGTCGAAATGATCGATGTCGCCGCGCGCTTCGGCACCAAGGTCTATTTCGGCGACGGGGCGCGGCTCGACGTGCTGCGGGCCGCCGGCGCCGCCGAGGTGCGCGTGATTTGCATCGCGATCGACAATCGCGCCGACACGGTCAAGATCGTCGAAATGGCCAAGGCGGAATTTCCGCTGGCGCAAGTCTATGCCCGCGCCTACGACCGCCAGCATGTCCTGGCGCTGCTCGATGCCGGGGTCGATTATCACATGCGCGAGACCTACGAGAGCGCGCTGGCTTTCGGCCATCAGACGCTCGAAGGGCTCGGGGTAGACATGGCCGAGGCGGAAGACATTATCGAGGACGTGCGCGACCGCGACGCGCGGCGCATCTCGGCGCAGCAGCAGGGCGGCATTTACGCCGGCATGGACCTGATCAATTCCAAGCGCCTGGTGAGGCCGGAGCCGTTGGAGCGACCGGAGAAAATCGGCGTCACCGTCAACCGCGACGAGATCGAAGCCGCGGAGGCGGCGAAAGAGGAAGAGGAGACGGGGTAA
- a CDS encoding DMT family transporter, translating into MSQPSMGSKDWAELLVLSVLWGGTFFFVKIAGAEIPTFTLVFGRVALAALVLALALPFLGERIPTAPRVWLAFFGMGLLNNVLPFSLIFYGESSMPNAIAASLSAILNATTPLFTVLVAHVLTSNEKLTVRKGVGVLLGFGGVAVMIAPKLFGALADGGNDTPVLAILSCLTAALIYGFAAMFGRRFKAMGVRPLQTAFGQVAASSVILLPVVVLVDQPWQYAAPSVGAVSSLVAMAVASTALAYILYFRVLANAGATNLSLVTFLIPVSAILLSAIFLGERLQWVHVAGVALIGLGLAAIDGRLVDLLKARGAGSRQAPAHKPPA; encoded by the coding sequence ATGTCGCAGCCATCCATGGGGTCCAAAGATTGGGCCGAGCTCTTGGTGCTTTCCGTTCTGTGGGGCGGCACGTTCTTCTTCGTGAAGATTGCCGGCGCCGAAATTCCGACCTTCACGCTGGTCTTCGGCCGCGTGGCGCTCGCGGCACTGGTGCTGGCGCTCGCGCTGCCGTTTTTGGGCGAGCGCATCCCGACCGCGCCGCGCGTTTGGCTCGCCTTCTTCGGCATGGGCCTGCTCAACAATGTGCTGCCGTTCAGCCTGATCTTCTACGGCGAGAGTTCGATGCCCAATGCCATCGCGGCGTCGCTCTCGGCCATCCTCAACGCGACGACGCCGTTGTTCACCGTGCTGGTCGCGCATGTGCTCACCAGCAACGAGAAGCTGACCGTGCGCAAGGGTGTCGGCGTTCTGCTCGGCTTTGGCGGTGTTGCGGTGATGATCGCGCCCAAACTCTTCGGCGCGCTCGCGGATGGCGGTAACGACACGCCGGTGCTGGCGATTTTGAGCTGCCTCACGGCGGCGCTGATCTATGGGTTTGCCGCCATGTTCGGCCGCCGTTTCAAGGCCATGGGCGTGCGGCCGTTGCAGACGGCCTTCGGCCAGGTCGCGGCATCAAGCGTCATCCTCTTGCCGGTCGTCGTGCTGGTCGACCAGCCTTGGCAGTATGCAGCGCCAAGCGTCGGCGCGGTCTCGTCGCTCGTCGCCATGGCCGTCGCCTCCACCGCCCTCGCCTATATTCTTTACTTTCGTGTGCTCGCCAATGCCGGCGCGACCAACCTGTCGCTGGTGACGTTTCTCATTCCGGTGAGCGCGATTCTGCTCAGCGCCATCTTCCTCGGCGAGCGGCTGCAATGGGTGCATGTCGCCGGCGTCGCTCTGATCGGCTTGGGGCTTGCGGCGATTGACGGACGTCTTGTCGACTTGCTCAAGGCGCGAGGTGCCGGAAGTCGGCAAGCACCCGCTCATAAACCGCCCGCTTGA
- the rsfS gene encoding ribosome silencing factor gives MTPSQPAPSHSPAAGLIVRNILTSLDDAKAEDIVTIDLTGKTSLADTMLVASGRSNTHVGAIADRVIKAVKEQGLPAPRVEGEQACDWVLVDAGDVIVHVFRPEVRQFYNLEKMWGGDRPEETRAR, from the coding sequence ATGACGCCCTCTCAACCGGCCCCCAGCCATAGCCCTGCGGCCGGACTCATTGTGCGGAACATTCTGACGAGCCTCGACGACGCCAAGGCAGAAGACATCGTCACGATTGACCTCACCGGAAAAACCAGCCTCGCCGATACGATGCTCGTCGCCTCTGGCCGCTCCAACACCCATGTGGGCGCCATTGCCGACCGCGTCATCAAGGCAGTCAAAGAGCAGGGCCTGCCCGCGCCACGCGTGGAAGGCGAACAGGCTTGCGACTGGGTGCTGGTGGATGCGGGCGACGTCATCGTCCATGTCTTCCGGCCCGAAGTGCGCCAGTTCTACAATCTGGAAAAGATGTGGGGCGGCGACCGGCCTGAAGAGACGCGCGCGCGGTAA
- a CDS encoding nicotinate-nucleotide adenylyltransferase has product MTLPRLPAHAPGMRIGLFGGSFNPPHEGHRLASLIALKRLGLDRVWWMVTPGNPLKSNGHLPALAARVQAAKLVANHPRIDVTGFEAQIGTRFTYDTLCWLKRHCPQVDFVWLMGADNLRQFHRWQHWREIAALIPIAVIDRPDSTLRAGGGQAGHVLARHRLDESDAMLLPGHATPAFVFLHGPRSPLSSTALREAGKGLA; this is encoded by the coding sequence ATGACCCTCCCCCGTCTTCCCGCCCACGCGCCCGGCATGCGCATCGGTCTTTTCGGCGGCTCGTTCAATCCGCCGCACGAGGGCCATCGGCTCGCTTCGCTCATCGCGCTGAAACGCCTCGGCCTCGACCGCGTGTGGTGGATGGTCACGCCCGGCAATCCGCTCAAGTCGAATGGCCACTTGCCTGCGCTTGCGGCGCGCGTGCAGGCCGCGAAGCTCGTGGCGAACCATCCGCGCATCGATGTCACCGGTTTTGAGGCGCAGATCGGCACGCGTTTCACCTACGACACGTTGTGTTGGCTGAAGCGTCATTGTCCGCAGGTCGATTTCGTCTGGCTCATGGGCGCCGACAATCTGCGGCAGTTTCATCGATGGCAGCATTGGCGCGAAATCGCCGCCCTCATCCCGATCGCCGTGATCGACCGGCCCGATTCGACCCTGCGCGCAGGGGGCGGGCAGGCGGGCCATGTTTTGGCCCGCCACCGGCTCGACGAAAGCGACGCGATGTTGCTGCCCGGCCACGCCACCCCGGCTTTTGTCTTTTTGCACGGGCCGCGCTCGCCTTTGTCGTCGACAGCGCTGCGCGAAGCTGGCAAGGGACTCGCATAA
- a CDS encoding RNA pyrophosphohydrolase — translation MMPTETNSLYRPCVGVMVLNAKGLVFMGRRKNRRQVEHTAPNYEWQMPQGGIDPGEDPYEAALRELREETNISSVSLLAEAKDWYSYDLPDEIIRSAWKGRFRGQTQKWFALRFEGDESEIDIDAPGGHKPEFDAWRWEKMARLPELIIPFKRAVYERVLADFRHLAP, via the coding sequence ATGATGCCGACCGAGACCAATTCGCTCTACCGTCCCTGCGTCGGCGTCATGGTGCTCAATGCCAAAGGGCTGGTGTTCATGGGCCGGCGCAAGAACAGGCGCCAGGTCGAACACACGGCGCCGAATTACGAATGGCAGATGCCGCAAGGTGGCATCGATCCCGGCGAGGATCCGTATGAGGCGGCGTTGCGCGAATTGCGCGAGGAAACCAATATCTCCTCCGTCAGCCTGCTCGCCGAGGCGAAGGATTGGTATTCCTACGATCTGCCCGACGAGATCATCCGGAGCGCCTGGAAAGGACGCTTTCGCGGCCAGACGCAGAAGTGGTTCGCCTTGCGTTTCGAGGGCGATGAAAGCGAGATCGACATTGATGCACCCGGCGGCCATAAGCCGGAATTCGACGCCTGGCGCTGGGAGAAGATGGCGCGCCTGCCCGAACTGATCATCCCGTTCAAGCGGGCGGTTTATGAGCGGGTGCTTGCCGACTTCCGGCACCTCGCGCCTTGA
- the rlmH gene encoding 23S rRNA (pseudouridine(1915)-N(3))-methyltransferase RlmH has translation MKLLLIAVGRLKAGPERELVSRYADRLQGIARSIGLTGFDMREIDESRARRPEDRKSEEAKAIRALVPPGAVLMLLDERGKNISSEDFAARIGQERDRGAPALALVIGGPDGLDPDLRQSAQAVLAFGAMTWPHQIVRVLAAEQLYRTATILAGHPYHRV, from the coding sequence GTGAAGCTATTGCTGATTGCAGTCGGGCGGCTGAAGGCCGGGCCCGAGCGGGAGTTGGTTTCGCGCTATGCGGACCGGCTGCAGGGCATCGCCCGGAGCATCGGCCTTACCGGATTCGACATGCGCGAGATCGACGAATCCCGCGCGCGCCGGCCGGAGGACCGGAAAAGCGAGGAGGCGAAAGCGATCCGCGCGCTGGTGCCGCCCGGTGCCGTTCTGATGCTGCTCGACGAGCGCGGCAAAAATATTTCCAGCGAAGATTTCGCCGCGCGCATCGGCCAGGAGCGCGACCGGGGCGCCCCGGCACTGGCGCTGGTGATCGGCGGGCCCGACGGGCTCGATCCGGATTTGCGCCAATCCGCCCAAGCCGTCCTCGCCTTCGGCGCCATGACCTGGCCGCATCAGATCGTGCGGGTGCTGGCGGCGGAACAACTCTATCGCACTGCAACGATTCTGGCAGGGCATCCGTATCATCGGGTGTGA
- a CDS encoding S41 family peptidase has protein sequence MMRKVSLLVLGMALGAGSVSFATHTQIFTGASAQAAASDTYRQLNLFGDVFDKIRNEYVEKPDEQKLVEAAINGMLTSLDPHSSYMDAKAYKEFSQQTSGEFGGLGIEVQQEDKLIKVVSPIEDTPAAKAGILSGDLIIAIDGQSVEDLTLNQAVDKMRGAPQTQITLKILRGPNKEVKEFKLTRDIIRVKSVKFEEKGDIGYIRITQFTEQTFDGLKDAMTKFAADIPDDKFKGYIVDLRNDPGGLLNQAIAVSNAFLDKGEIVSTRSRNPEDTQRWNAGAHDLSKGKPLIILVNGGSASASEIVAGALQDHQRAIILGTRSFGKGSVQTIIPLPQSGGAVRLTTARYYTPSGRSIQAKGIEPDVQVLEDVPDDLKGKDQIEGEASLKGHLLNSGPEEHGSQAYVPPDPKDDKQLIAAMEILHGKKPAEVAAEFAPKPDPAKAPAADAAKPADPAKPDAPKTDSPN, from the coding sequence ATGATGCGCAAGGTTTCATTGTTGGTTCTTGGTATGGCGCTCGGCGCGGGCTCCGTGTCATTTGCGACCCACACCCAGATTTTTACCGGGGCTTCCGCCCAGGCGGCCGCTTCCGATACGTATCGGCAACTCAACCTCTTCGGCGACGTGTTCGACAAGATCCGGAACGAATATGTCGAAAAGCCCGACGAGCAGAAATTGGTCGAAGCCGCGATCAACGGCATGCTGACCTCGCTCGACCCGCATTCGTCCTACATGGACGCCAAGGCCTATAAGGAATTCAGCCAGCAGACCAGCGGCGAGTTCGGCGGCCTCGGCATCGAGGTGCAGCAGGAAGACAAGCTGATCAAGGTCGTCTCCCCGATCGAGGATACGCCTGCGGCCAAGGCCGGCATTCTCTCGGGTGACCTGATCATCGCCATCGACGGCCAATCGGTCGAGGACCTGACGCTCAATCAGGCGGTCGACAAGATGCGCGGCGCGCCGCAAACCCAGATCACCTTGAAGATCCTGCGCGGCCCCAACAAGGAAGTGAAGGAATTCAAGCTCACCCGCGACATCATCAGGGTCAAGTCGGTGAAGTTCGAGGAGAAGGGCGACATCGGCTATATCCGCATCACCCAATTCACCGAACAGACCTTCGACGGTCTGAAGGATGCGATGACGAAATTCGCCGCCGACATTCCGGATGACAAGTTCAAGGGCTATATCGTGGACTTGCGCAACGATCCGGGCGGCCTGCTGAACCAGGCCATCGCCGTGTCGAACGCCTTCCTGGACAAGGGCGAAATCGTCTCGACCCGCAGCCGCAACCCCGAAGACACCCAGCGCTGGAACGCCGGCGCGCACGATCTGTCGAAGGGCAAGCCGCTGATCATCCTGGTCAACGGCGGCTCGGCCTCGGCCTCTGAAATCGTCGCGGGCGCGCTGCAGGATCACCAGCGTGCGATCATCCTCGGCACCCGCTCCTTCGGTAAGGGCTCGGTGCAGACGATCATCCCGCTACCGCAATCGGGCGGCGCTGTGCGCCTCACCACAGCGCGCTACTACACGCCGTCGGGCCGCTCGATCCAGGCCAAGGGCATCGAGCCCGACGTGCAGGTGCTCGAGGATGTGCCGGACGATCTGAAGGGCAAGGACCAGATCGAGGGCGAGGCTTCGCTGAAGGGCCACCTGCTCAACAGCGGTCCGGAAGAGCATGGCTCGCAGGCCTATGTGCCGCCGGACCCGAAGGACGACAAGCAATTGATCGCTGCGATGGAAATTCTGCACGGCAAGAAGCCGGCCGAGGTCGCGGCGGAATTCGCGCCCAAGCCCGATCCGGCGAAGGCTCCGGCCGCCGATGCGGCGAAGCCGGCCGATCCGGCCAAGCCCGATGCGCCGAAAACGGATTCGCCGAACTGA
- a CDS encoding serine hydrolase domain-containing protein: MQRRQVMMAFAGIALGAAAAREAIGQEATEAREDIAGTLRPYLASHNLPALAAAVVRGGVTVATGAVGTRRVATDAPVAINDRFHIGSDTKAMTALAAAILVEAGKLRWEATLGETFPDLAARLHPTLGGVTLEQLLSHTSGIPTDDEAIAKLLEQSYAQQDLNLDELRLWLLAQWAGQEPQTKPGTQFAYSNLGYTFAGAMIERAGRATWEEIVAASVFGPLGLRSAGFGPQASLGRIDAPLGHLPRDDGTLKAMLAGPDGDVPPIYGPAGTVHLSVLDFAAWASWNAGEGKRGPALVRPETLRRLHTPVISMDRPHAPPGTPPSGSYGLGWGTTSLPFSSEDFIFHGGSNGMNLAYIMMQPERDFAMVLMTNVGGTKADEALKALAGELYGRFKPAR, translated from the coding sequence ATGCAGCGGCGTCAGGTGATGATGGCCTTCGCCGGGATCGCGCTCGGCGCGGCCGCCGCGAGGGAAGCGATTGGGCAAGAGGCCACCGAAGCTCGCGAGGATATCGCTGGGACGCTTCGGCCCTATCTTGCCAGCCACAACCTGCCGGCGCTCGCCGCCGCCGTCGTCAGGGGCGGCGTCACAGTTGCGACTGGAGCGGTTGGAACGCGCCGCGTCGCAACGGATGCGCCGGTCGCTATCAATGACCGTTTCCACATCGGCTCCGATACCAAAGCCATGACGGCGCTCGCGGCGGCGATCCTTGTCGAGGCGGGCAAGCTGCGCTGGGAGGCGACATTGGGCGAGACGTTCCCCGATCTTGCCGCGCGCTTGCATCCAACGCTCGGCGGGGTCACGCTCGAGCAGCTTCTGTCCCATACGAGCGGCATTCCGACCGACGACGAGGCGATCGCAAAGCTCCTCGAGCAGTCCTATGCGCAGCAGGATCTCAATCTCGACGAACTGAGACTCTGGCTTCTCGCGCAATGGGCCGGTCAGGAGCCGCAGACGAAGCCCGGAACGCAATTCGCCTATTCCAATCTCGGCTACACGTTCGCCGGCGCCATGATCGAGCGCGCCGGCCGCGCCACCTGGGAGGAGATCGTCGCGGCCTCGGTCTTTGGCCCTCTCGGCCTGCGCAGCGCCGGCTTCGGCCCGCAAGCGAGCCTCGGGCGCATCGACGCGCCGCTCGGACACCTCCCCCGCGACGACGGCACGCTGAAAGCCATGCTCGCGGGCCCCGATGGCGACGTCCCACCGATCTACGGGCCGGCCGGCACCGTGCATCTCTCCGTGCTCGACTTCGCCGCCTGGGCGAGCTGGAATGCGGGCGAAGGCAAACGCGGGCCGGCGCTGGTGCGCCCGGAAACCTTGCGCAGGCTGCACACGCCGGTCATCTCGATGGACCGCCCCCATGCCCCGCCCGGCACGCCCCCGAGCGGGAGCTACGGCCTCGGTTGGGGCACGACAAGCCTCCCGTTCTCATCTGAGGACTTCATATTTCATGGCGGTTCGAACGGCATGAACCTCGCCTACATCATGATGCAGCCGGAGCGAGATTTCGCCATGGTGCTCATGACCAATGTCGGAGGAACGAAGGCCGACGAGGCGCTCAAGGCTTTGGCCGGAGAGCTTTACGGACGCTTCAAGCCCGCGAGGTGA